The genome window TGGGCTTCAAGAATGAAGATAAAGTGGTTGTGCTGAAGGTGGATACCAACACAAATCTGGATATCGACCGTACCGCAATTACCCAGGTTGTGAAAAGCAAAGGCGGCGATGCCTAATTGTAAGTAACTGATAATTTGTAACTTAGTAATGGATTTTCAATGGCTGTTTTACCGGTAATTAAATACGGTCATCCGACACTTCGGAAGGTTGCCGAACCGCTGACAGATGCGGAAATTAATGATGATCTGCGGGACGTCGTTGCCAATATGATCGATACGATGCGGGCGTACGACGGCATCGGTTTGGCTGCACCACAGGTCAACATTTCCAAACGATTTTTCGTGATTGATATGGGATTGCTCGACGAAGAATCCGATGCGGAGGTGTTCATCAATCCGGAAATTATCAACAAAGAAGGTTCGGAATCGATGGAGGAAGGCTGTTTGAGCATCCCCGATATCCGTTCGGATGTTCAACGGTCAACCCGGATGACGGTTCGCTACCTCACCATCGACGGCGATGAAATTGAGGAAGAAATGGATGATTTGCTCGCTCGCGTGTTTCAGCATGAGCTGGATCATCTCAACGGCGTGCTGTTTATCGACCATCTCTCGTTTATCCAACGTAAATTGTTGGAACCAAAATTGCGAAAAATTCAGGGGGAAAGTTCGCTAACTTGAGAGATTTACGCATCGTTTTTATGGGAACACCGGAATTTGCGGTTCCCACAATGGCTGCAATTCACAACTCCCGGCACAAAATTGTCGGTGTTGTCAGCCAACCGGATCGTCCGCGTGCCCGCGGAAAAAAAGTGCTGCCCACAGCGGTGAAACAATTTGCACTGGATAACCACCTCTCCCCTATTCTTCAGCCGGAAAAAATGAAAGATCCCGCATTCATCGACGCGCTGCAATCGCTGAACGCGGATGTTTTTGTGGTTGTGGCGTTCCGGATTTTGCCGGAAACCGTTTTTGCGATGCCGAAATTTGGAACGATCAATCTGCACCCATCGCTGCTGCCGCGCTACCGTGGCGCTGCGCCGATCAATTGGACAATCATCAACGGCGACAGTGAAACGGCGATCACAACCATTTTTATCCAAAAAGAAATTGACGCCGGCAACATTATTTTGCAGCGCAAAATGCCTGTTTTTGCTGAAGATACAGCCGGAAGCCTGCACGATCGCCTCGCCGATAAAGGTGCGGAAATGATGCTGGAAACGCTCGATCAAATCGCTGCGGGAACAGTTACTCCCACCAAACAGGACGACAGTTTGGTGACACCCGCACCAAAACTCACCAAAGAAATTTGCCACCTCAATTTTGGACAACCGGCAAAAGCGGTTCGTCAGTGGATTCACGGATTATCGCCGTATCCGGGCGCATTTGCGATGCTGGACGATCAGCAACTGAAGTGCTTTCGCGCCAGTGTCATCGATGAACAACAGCAACCCGAAGCTCCCGGAACCATCGTCCGCGCGGAAAAAGATGCGCTTTGGATCGCCTGTGCGCCGGGGATCGTGGCGATTGAAGAAATGCAGCTGCCCGGAAAACGCCGTTTATCTGTCGATGAATTTTTGCGGGGAAACCCGCTGCCAGTGGGTAAAATTTTGCAGTAATTTGCAACTCACGCCAATAAACACGCCATCGCAAAAACGATATATTCCAGAAAAAACATACCCCAGATAATCAAATAAAATCGCACGATGTCCGGCTTTTTAGCCGGATCGACCCGGCGGGCAAGCAGCCACACAATCGCTAATAAAATCGCGTGACTAATGGCCAAAACCATTGGCTGCACACCGGATAAACCGCTAAATCCGGCGTAAATCAACCCTGAGTAACAAAGGGTCAGCAATGCCATTCCGATGTTGAACACTCGTCGTGCGCCCAATTTTAGGGATAGCGTTTTGATAGCGAATTGCTCATCGCCTGCCATATCGGGGATATCTTTAAACCACGCGATAACTAAACTTAAACCAAAAACAAATGCCGTGAGCGCCCAAATGTGATCCGGAATTTTATCAATTCCGCCGAATATTTCGTTGAAATGTAAAAACAGAAACAGGTTCACCAAAACGCCGCGAACCGTAAAAATACAGGCTGCCGCCCAAAAATGGAACCGTTTCAATCGCAACGGCGGCAGCGAATATGCCGTGCCGATCAGCAAGCTGGCAAACACCGTGAGCAGCAGATATTTTCCGCCGAAAACTGCCAGCACCAGCGAAATCCCAATCGAAATCAGCACAAGCGCCCAACCGGTGCGCATCGAAAAAATGCCGGATGCCAACGGCAAATCCGGTTTGTTGATCCGATCAATATCGATATCGGTAATTTGGTTCAGCCCGACGATGTAAATATTTGCGCCGAGGCAACTCGCCAACGCCAGCAACAACGCCGCCAGTTGCGGATCCGCAGCGTTAGTATGAGCAAACGCCATCAAATACAATCCCGAGACGCTGAGCGTTGTGCCGATGATGGTGTGCGGACGGCTAAATTTCAGAAACGCGCGGAAATACCTCACGGTTTTCTCCCCTGAAGCAGCCCGAATTTGATCAATCCTTCGCGATACCCGCGAATCATTTGGGTCATCGCCATTGCCCCGCGAATGGTGGACCAGCCGGATTGTACCAGTCCGGTAATGCTGTCCCAGCGAAAAACAGATTTCACAACCGCATTCCAAAACGGCGCTACGGCATCGCTCCAGTCTGTGGTTTCGATGTTGGTAAATCCAATGTTTTCAGCGATTTGGGCATACTCATTTATCGATAAAATGTAGGGTAGATGATAAACGTTGTAAATGCGATTCAGTAATTCCTGCTCATCGTCGGAAAGCGCAGGAGGCAAGTTGCGGTGGCACCAGGTTGCCATCAAAAACGTTCCGCCGGGTTTGAGCAAATCGTAACATTTTTGGATAAATTTTTCTTTTTCGGGCATGTGTTCGCCGCTTTCGAGCGACCAAAGCAAATCAAATTGCCCGTTTTCGAATGGCGGATTGAGCGCATCCGCAACCTGAAACCGGACTTTTTCGGACATTCCGGCGGCTGCCGCACGCTCGGTTGCGCGATTCACCTGATACGGGCTGAGCGTGATTCCGGTAACCCTCGCCCCAAATTTTTCTGCGAGATACAGCGAACTGCCACCGATGCCGCAACCGATATCCAGAATTTGCTTTGGCGATTGCACATTTCCCCAACGTAATAATTCTTCCATCAAATCAATTTGTGCCTGCAGATGATTTTTTTCTTCCGTGCCGTCTGCGCCATAATAACCGTGGTGCATGTGCTCACCCCAGGTTTTTTCCCACAACGCAGAAGAGTTATCATAAAACTGTTTGATATTTTCGTTCAGTTGTTTTTTTTCGGACATTAGCTTCCTGTTTTTTAATGATTTACGAACTAATCCAGCAAACACCAGCCTGCCAATCCGATCAACAAAAAGCCGGTAATTAACAGTGAAATTTTCTGGTGAATTGTCATCGGATCGGGTGAGCCTTTGGCAGCATCGTTGATTTCACGAAGCCATATTTTACGCAGCGGTTTGATTGCGATAGCGAAAATTGCCATCGGGATGAAAAAAAATCCGGCTGTATTTCCAACCATCAACCGCAGAAAAAACCGGATTCTTCGACCGATCGTCATTTTTTCCTGCACATTTTCCGCTTTTGGCGCATCGAATACAATCGCCGGTTCGCCCTCTTCCATTTTGGTGCCAACAATGGCGATGCCGTATTTTTCTTTCAGCACCCAATGTGGCTGTACGTAGCGGTATTTTATATCCAGAAATCCGGCATTTTCGAACCACCGGAAATATTCGTTTTCTTCGGGAAACAGCATCCAGATGTCCGCCAACCAGCGTCCGATGCGGTTTTCCGGGCGCAGCGGACCGATCATCAACGCCTTTCCGCCCGGTTTCAACACCCGGAAAGCCTCCGCAATGCCGCGCTGCGGTTCCGGCCAATATTCAATACTGCCGGCAGAAACATAGCGATCAAACGTATCGGTCGGAAATCCCAAATCTTCCGCATCACCCAGCCGGAAAGTGCACTGTTGCAAATCCGGTTTCTTTTTGGCATAACTCATCTGGTGCGGGCTTTGGTCGATGCAGGTTACGTTTTTCGCCGAAATTTTGCGAACAATGCCTTGCGTGGTAAACCCGGTGCCGGAGCCGACATCCACCGTCCGGAGTGTTTCGGGTTGCAAATCTGCCAAATCCAACGATTCTTCGCGCATCCGTTCGGTCCAAAAAAACGGGTTTACATATTTATCATAAAAAATCGAAAGGAAACGGTAAAACCAGAAAGCCTCTTTTTTATGCTGAACGTTACGCATCATAAACCCTTGTTTTGATAAACGTTACAAAAAATTAATTGCGATTTGCTTGCCACATGCTAATCAGTTTTGGAATATCGCCAACAAATTCAAATCCGGCTGGACGACCGCGAGCCTCAAAGATTGTGTTGATTTCGGAGCCACGAATAGATTCGAGACACACATCGACGGCTGCATTCAGCGATTCGGGAATCCGGCGGATCATGCCGGATTCGGTTGGTGCAAACAGCATTCCGGCATCACCGGAATGTAAAATTTCCATCGATAATCGATTGTGATTATCGCGCACAATAATTGTTGTGCTATGTTCGAAAACCTCAAATTTTTCAATTCTCGCGCCGGTGTAAGTTGCAAACCGATACAGTTTCCCGCGATGCAAAAATCCCATGATAAACCCCGGAAACGCGCCGCGAATCCACGGTATTATGGCGATCGACGCGGTTACGCTAATGCCGCTTTCGCCAAAATGGTTGCACTGCAGCCAAACCCATGACTCCGGAAACGATTTGCCCCAATCTTTTTCGATATACCCGCGCCCGCCGCTAAAATCGATGGTTTCCGCGTTGAGTGTCAGTTCACCGGCAATTTCGTGATCGAGACTAACGACGCCATGATAACATTGCATAAAAGGTGCCCATGCGTACCAGCCCATAATTCCGGGAGAAAGCAACGTAATTGGCCACGTTTCGATATTTCGAAATGTCAGCGAGCCATTCAATTGTATGTCGGGATGATTAATTTTGAGGGAAATTTGCGATGCCGAAAAATAATTTTCGCCGATGTGGATATCAAATTTATCCGGCTTTGCGCGAAACTCGTTTTCCGGAAATGGCACGAAAATTACGGCACCGTTTGCACCGTCGAATACCTGAATAAATGCCTGTGTTCGTTCTGGTGTTCGTGCCAAAAAAATTCCCGGAATCACAGCAATGCTTTGTTTAGCCTGCGCATCCACCAATTTAAAATACCACCCTTCGAAAAAAACAGGGTGTTTTCCATGACCGTGGAAGCTATCCGGATTTAGCGTATTTCTGAAATAATTGCGCATCTGTCGGGCGATTTCACCTTTTCGATTGGTAACACAGGCGGTCAGATTTTTAGAATACGAAATATGCCAAAATTAGCGGTCCGGCAATGGCACCAATGACACCGCCGGTTCCCATCGCCGATTTTATTGAAAACGCGTTCGGACGTATTCCTGAAACAAACATATAAACGACAAATCCCAATCCGCTGCCAATGACAAATCCCAACAGCAAACTGACAATCGCCATGCCGATAAAGCGGCTCCAGAAATTCGGATCATCCGGTTTCAGCGCAATTATCAACACATTCATCAATACAAAATGTATCTGATGCATTCATTTTCCTTTTAGACAAACGGCGTTTTTACGATAGTTGCGCTCGCGCTGCGCCCACGTGCAACGATATCGATGGTGTTTCCGGTTGCGGCATGCGCTTTGGCAACATACGCCAACCCGATATTTTTTTCGAGAATCGGCGAATAGCAACCGCTGGTCACTTTGCCGACGGTTTCGCCATCTTTTTGCACATCGTAATCTTTGCGGGGAATCATCCGGTCTTCCAAAATGAAACCAATCAACCGGCGGGAAATACCTTCGGCTTTTGCTTTTTCGATGGCGGCTTTGCCGATAAAATCGGGTTTGTCTAATTTGGTAATCCAGCCGAGACCGGCTTCCAGCGGCAGGGTTGTTTCGTCGATATCGTTGCCGTAGAGGCAATATTTTTTCTCCAGCCGCAACGAATCGCGGGCACCCAGCCCGATCGGCGCGATGTCGAACGGTTTACCGCTGTCGAAAACGGCATCCCACACTTTTTCGGAATATTTTTTATCAAAATACAGCTCAAAGCCCGGTTCTCCGGTGTAACCCGTTCGCGAAATGATCATTTCAACGCCTGCCAAATCGCCATTCAGGAAACAGTAAAACGGGATTTCAGCCAAATTTACTTTGGTCAATTTCTGCAATGTTTCTTCCGCTTTCGGTCCCTGCACCGCCAGTTGGGTGATATCGTCGCTGATATTTTCGATGGTCACGCCGTCCATTTTATTGGCCAACATCCAGTCGTAATCTTTCTGCAAATTTGAGGCATTCACCACTAATAAATAATCGTTACCGCGATTGTAAACGATCAAATCATCCACTATCCCGCCGTTTTCGTAACACATTGCGGAATATTGAGCCTGATTTTCCACAATTTTTGATGCATCATTAATGGTTATTTTATTGACCATTTCCAGCGCATTTTTCCCGCTGAACACAATTTCGCCCATGTGCGAGACATCGAAAACGCCAACAGAGTTACGCACACATTTATGCTCTGCCAAAATACTGCTGTATTGAATCGGCATGGAATATCCGGCAAACGGCACCATTTTGGCACCCAAACGGGTGTGAATATCAAAAAGTCCGGTTTTTTTCAGTTCCACGGTTAGCTCCTGTTTTTATTTTTTTGCATTTTTTTACAGCTGTTGTGCATTGAAAAAATTCAATCGCTGCCATTATTATGTAACGGAAATCTTTTTCCGCACTTAAACAGTTGATTTCACTTACTTTGGCGATAAATATTTTCTCGTTACACGCAGTATGTTATCGCACGTAGGGAATGTACTGGTTTGCTTAACCAGATTCAATATTGTTGAATATTTAATGTTCGAAACCTGTATCGGAAGGATAAATAAGCAGGAGTGGCACAAAACGCAATGAGAAAAAATAATTGCCCTAAAAAACTTGACCCTTTGAACTCAC of Calditrichia bacterium contains these proteins:
- a CDS encoding methyltransferase domain-containing protein, yielding MRNVQHKKEAFWFYRFLSIFYDKYVNPFFWTERMREESLDLADLQPETLRTVDVGSGTGFTTQGIVRKISAKNVTCIDQSPHQMSYAKKKPDLQQCTFRLGDAEDLGFPTDTFDRYVSAGSIEYWPEPQRGIAEAFRVLKPGGKALMIGPLRPENRIGRWLADIWMLFPEENEYFRWFENAGFLDIKYRYVQPHWVLKEKYGIAIVGTKMEEGEPAIVFDAPKAENVQEKMTIGRRIRFFLRLMVGNTAGFFFIPMAIFAIAIKPLRKIWLREINDAAKGSPDPMTIHQKISLLITGFLLIGLAGWCLLD
- a CDS encoding methionyl-tRNA formyltransferase; protein product: MGTPEFAVPTMAAIHNSRHKIVGVVSQPDRPRARGKKVLPTAVKQFALDNHLSPILQPEKMKDPAFIDALQSLNADVFVVVAFRILPETVFAMPKFGTINLHPSLLPRYRGAAPINWTIINGDSETAITTIFIQKEIDAGNIILQRKMPVFAEDTAGSLHDRLADKGAEMMLETLDQIAAGTVTPTKQDDSLVTPAPKLTKEICHLNFGQPAKAVRQWIHGLSPYPGAFAMLDDQQLKCFRASVIDEQQQPEAPGTIVRAEKDALWIACAPGIVAIEEMQLPGKRRLSVDEFLRGNPLPVGKILQ
- a CDS encoding homogentisate phytyltransferase, with amino-acid sequence MDQIRAASGEKTVRYFRAFLKFSRPHTIIGTTLSVSGLYLMAFAHTNAADPQLAALLLALASCLGANIYIVGLNQITDIDIDRINKPDLPLASGIFSMRTGWALVLISIGISLVLAVFGGKYLLLTVFASLLIGTAYSLPPLRLKRFHFWAAACIFTVRGVLVNLFLFLHFNEIFGGIDKIPDHIWALTAFVFGLSLVIAWFKDIPDMAGDEQFAIKTLSLKLGARRVFNIGMALLTLCYSGLIYAGFSGLSGVQPMVLAISHAILLAIVWLLARRVDPAKKPDIVRFYLIIWGMFFLEYIVFAMACLLA
- a CDS encoding class I SAM-dependent methyltransferase, giving the protein MSEKKQLNENIKQFYDNSSALWEKTWGEHMHHGYYGADGTEEKNHLQAQIDLMEELLRWGNVQSPKQILDIGCGIGGSSLYLAEKFGARVTGITLSPYQVNRATERAAAAGMSEKVRFQVADALNPPFENGQFDLLWSLESGEHMPEKEKFIQKCYDLLKPGGTFLMATWCHRNLPPALSDDEQELLNRIYNVYHLPYILSINEYAQIAENIGFTNIETTDWSDAVAPFWNAVVKSVFRWDSITGLVQSGWSTIRGAMAMTQMIRGYREGLIKFGLLQGRKP
- the gcvT gene encoding glycine cleavage system aminomethyltransferase GcvT, with translation MKKTGLFDIHTRLGAKMVPFAGYSMPIQYSSILAEHKCVRNSVGVFDVSHMGEIVFSGKNALEMVNKITINDASKIVENQAQYSAMCYENGGIVDDLIVYNRGNDYLLVVNASNLQKDYDWMLANKMDGVTIENISDDITQLAVQGPKAEETLQKLTKVNLAEIPFYCFLNGDLAGVEMIISRTGYTGEPGFELYFDKKYSEKVWDAVFDSGKPFDIAPIGLGARDSLRLEKKYCLYGNDIDETTLPLEAGLGWITKLDKPDFIGKAAIEKAKAEGISRRLIGFILEDRMIPRKDYDVQKDGETVGKVTSGCYSPILEKNIGLAYVAKAHAATGNTIDIVARGRSASATIVKTPFV
- the def gene encoding peptide deformylase is translated as MAVLPVIKYGHPTLRKVAEPLTDAEINDDLRDVVANMIDTMRAYDGIGLAAPQVNISKRFFVIDMGLLDEESDAEVFINPEIINKEGSESMEEGCLSIPDIRSDVQRSTRMTVRYLTIDGDEIEEEMDDLLARVFQHELDHLNGVLFIDHLSFIQRKLLEPKLRKIQGESSLT